In Methylotenera sp. L2L1, the following proteins share a genomic window:
- the mltG gene encoding endolytic transglycosylase MltG has translation MVKRIKNWLFISLVLSVLLTVWLVYYAIAPLKLQPSSQEVVIAPNSGLRSIANQLVAQGVLREPWRFVLIAKLLNKEQYLQAGSYTLNKNISPYQLLLSLNYGKATQGSVTFIEGRTFAQMREKLAKNDAVKQTITSLSDREIMQRLGSPYSAPEGLFFPDTFYFNRHTTDIALLKISYDAMQAKLDKAWQNREENLPYKNSYEALIMASIVEKETGKASERPMIAGVFINRMQFGMRLQTDPTVIYGMGLQFNGNIRKKDLLTDTPYNTYTRGGLPPTPIAMPGLAAIEAALHPAKTKALYFVGKGDGSHAFSNNLNEHNIAVVRYQLKK, from the coding sequence ATGGTTAAACGCATTAAAAATTGGCTATTTATCAGCCTAGTTCTCTCTGTATTGTTAACGGTATGGCTGGTGTACTACGCGATTGCTCCTTTAAAGTTACAACCTAGTAGCCAAGAAGTTGTAATTGCCCCCAATAGTGGGCTCCGAAGTATTGCGAATCAATTAGTGGCGCAAGGTGTATTGCGTGAGCCATGGCGATTTGTTTTAATCGCTAAGCTCTTAAATAAGGAGCAATATTTACAAGCAGGTAGTTATACCTTGAATAAGAATATTTCTCCTTACCAATTGTTGTTATCGCTCAATTACGGCAAGGCTACGCAGGGTAGTGTCACTTTTATTGAAGGGCGCACCTTTGCGCAGATGCGTGAGAAGCTTGCAAAAAATGATGCGGTAAAGCAAACAATTACCAGCTTATCCGACCGTGAGATTATGCAACGACTGGGTTCTCCATATAGCGCGCCAGAGGGCTTGTTTTTCCCTGATACTTTTTATTTCAATCGCCATACTACAGATATTGCATTATTGAAAATCAGCTACGATGCGATGCAAGCTAAGCTTGATAAAGCGTGGCAAAATCGAGAGGAAAATTTACCATACAAAAACAGCTATGAGGCTTTAATTATGGCTTCAATTGTTGAAAAAGAAACAGGAAAAGCCAGTGAGCGGCCAATGATTGCTGGTGTTTTTATTAACAGAATGCAATTTGGCATGCGACTGCAGACTGACCCAACAGTCATTTATGGAATGGGCTTGCAATTTAACGGCAACATTAGAAAGAAAGACTTGTTGACCGATACGCCTTATAACACCTATACGCGAGGCGGCTTGCCACCGACACCAATTGCGATGCCAGGCTTGGCTGCGATTGAAGCTGCATTACATCCAGCTAAAACCAAAGCGCTATATTTTGTAGGTAAGGGCGACGGTAGCCATGCTTTTTCTAATAATTTGAATGAACATAACATTGCAGTCGTCCGCTATCAGTTGAAAAAATAA
- the tmk gene encoding dTMP kinase produces the protein MKAKFITLEGMDGAGKSTHISSIIELLSARGVEVVSTREPGGTELGERLRELLLHEAMHPETETLLMFAARREHIAHVIVPALARGAYVLSDRFTDATYAYQCGAKGVAASKIELLEQWVQDGLQPDMTLLFDVPVEVSMQRLSAARTPDKFERESADFFTRIRNAYLQRAQQNPARFKVIDSNRPLEEVAQSVMQAIASL, from the coding sequence ATGAAAGCCAAATTTATTACATTAGAAGGGATGGATGGTGCCGGTAAAAGCACGCATATCTCTAGTATTATTGAATTGTTGAGTGCGCGTGGCGTAGAGGTTGTTTCAACACGCGAACCAGGTGGCACTGAGTTAGGCGAGCGCCTTCGCGAGTTATTGCTGCATGAGGCTATGCACCCAGAAACTGAAACGTTGTTAATGTTTGCGGCTAGGCGTGAGCATATTGCCCATGTGATTGTACCAGCATTGGCACGTGGCGCTTACGTACTTTCTGATCGTTTCACAGACGCGACTTATGCTTACCAGTGTGGCGCTAAAGGCGTGGCGGCTTCAAAGATAGAGTTGCTGGAGCAATGGGTGCAAGATGGTTTGCAACCTGATATGACACTACTGTTTGACGTACCGGTGGAGGTCAGCATGCAGCGATTATCTGCCGCGCGTACGCCAGATAAGTTTGAAAGAGAGTCTGCTGATTTCTTTACGCGTATCCGTAATGCTTATTTGCAGCGTGCACAACAAAACCCAGCCAGATTTAAAGTCATTGATAGTAACCGACCGTTAGAAGAGGTTGCTCAATCGGTGATGCAGGCGATAGCGTCTTTATGA
- the holB gene encoding DNA polymerase III subunit delta' translates to MIGANTYPWQTQLWERLAHGEQRLPHAILLHGRAGIGKYDFARNFSQALLCLNKTPNGSACKICSSCHWFNDESHPDFRLLSPEQEAESDDAAPSKKTKKKTQISVTQIRDLSDFLSLSSHQSSGVRIVLIHPAETLNTASANALLKMLEEPAPGVVFILVAHQLQRLLPTIISRCQKINMPVPNESQALLWLEEQGVKNAKQQLAYLEGSPIKVFSEQIQFDQLSEIWRHLALGPKLEPYILAPLLIANSAETGIITIQKWIYDMVAVKLGQQARYHLQHIGALQALADKVNLSRLFDMHKKMNELRKLASHPLNHELQMEGLLLDYTKIF, encoded by the coding sequence ATGATAGGTGCTAATACCTACCCATGGCAAACCCAGTTATGGGAGCGTTTAGCTCATGGCGAGCAGCGCTTGCCGCATGCCATTTTGCTGCATGGTCGTGCGGGGATAGGTAAATATGATTTCGCCCGTAACTTTAGTCAGGCGTTGCTGTGTTTAAATAAAACGCCAAATGGCAGCGCATGTAAAATATGCTCTAGCTGTCACTGGTTTAATGATGAAAGTCATCCTGATTTTCGTTTACTCAGCCCTGAGCAAGAAGCTGAGTCTGATGATGCTGCGCCAAGCAAAAAGACCAAGAAAAAAACACAGATTTCTGTTACGCAGATTCGCGATTTAAGTGACTTTTTGAGCTTATCAAGCCATCAAAGCAGCGGGGTACGGATTGTTTTAATTCATCCGGCTGAAACATTGAATACCGCCTCTGCAAACGCACTACTTAAAATGCTGGAGGAGCCGGCCCCTGGGGTGGTTTTCATTCTAGTGGCTCATCAATTGCAGCGGCTATTACCGACAATTATTAGCCGATGCCAAAAGATAAATATGCCAGTGCCCAATGAATCGCAAGCACTATTATGGCTGGAAGAGCAGGGCGTTAAAAATGCAAAGCAGCAATTAGCCTATCTAGAGGGCTCCCCAATTAAGGTATTTTCTGAGCAAATACAATTTGATCAGCTATCAGAAATTTGGAGGCACCTAGCACTTGGTCCGAAACTAGAGCCTTATATCCTTGCACCTTTACTAATAGCAAACTCAGCTGAGACCGGCATAATCACTATTCAAAAGTGGATATATGATATGGTTGCCGTTAAGTTAGGACAGCAAGCACGCTATCATTTGCAACACATCGGTGCTTTGCAAGCGTTGGCGGACAAGGTAAACTTGAGTCGATTATTCGATATGCATAAAAAAATGAACGAGTTAAGGAAATTAGCCTCACATCCATTGAATCATGAGTTGCAAATGGAAGGCCTTTTACTTGATTACACTAAAATTTTTTAA
- a CDS encoding PilZ domain-containing protein: protein MAEDTQDEIKNANTVAPKPGVLSLAIKEKAALYAAYMPFLVGGGLFIPTTKSFQMGEEVFMLLSLIDDPVKLKVVGNVVWITPNTQGNKPQGIGVQFNEKSGGLEARTKIEGLLGNALKSLRATHTI, encoded by the coding sequence ATGGCTGAAGATACACAAGACGAAATTAAAAATGCGAACACTGTAGCGCCTAAACCGGGGGTTTTGTCACTTGCAATCAAGGAAAAAGCAGCGCTATATGCAGCATATATGCCGTTTTTAGTGGGTGGCGGCTTGTTTATTCCAACAACCAAGTCATTTCAAATGGGCGAAGAAGTGTTTATGTTGCTTAGCTTAATTGATGACCCAGTGAAGCTAAAAGTGGTGGGCAATGTTGTTTGGATTACGCCTAATACTCAAGGTAACAAACCTCAGGGTATTGGGGTTCAGTTTAATGAAAAAAGTGGCGGCTTAGAAGCTCGCACTAAGATAGAAGGACTTTTAGGTAACGCGCTTAAATCATTACGTGCTACTCATACGATTTAG
- a CDS encoding TatD family hydrolase, whose protein sequence is MLVDSHCHLNFPELLANLPAIKQSMQDNQVSHALCISVTLPDFPQVLALAEENDNFYASVGVHPDYEDIQEPTVEELIKLANHPKVIAIGETGLDYFRLTGDLEWQRTRFRTHIRAAIATGKPLVIHTRNSPEDTLRIMREENAQQVGGVMHCFTESLDVALEGIALGFYISFSGIITFKNAHSIKEVAKHVPLDRILVETDSPYLAPTPYRGKTNQPSYVKHVAEEVANLRGISFDTLATATTENFFRLFKHAKRSVV, encoded by the coding sequence ATGCTTGTTGATTCTCATTGCCACCTCAATTTCCCAGAGCTGTTAGCCAACCTACCTGCCATTAAACAGTCGATGCAGGACAATCAGGTTAGCCATGCTCTATGTATTTCAGTCACCTTGCCAGATTTTCCTCAAGTGTTAGCACTCGCTGAGGAAAATGATAATTTCTATGCTTCAGTGGGCGTTCATCCCGATTATGAAGACATTCAAGAGCCTACTGTAGAAGAGTTAATCAAACTTGCTAATCATCCTAAAGTGATTGCCATTGGAGAAACCGGTTTAGATTACTTTAGACTGACAGGTGACCTAGAGTGGCAACGCACAAGGTTCCGTACGCATATACGTGCTGCAATTGCGACTGGTAAGCCACTAGTGATTCATACACGGAACTCACCTGAAGATACCTTGCGTATTATGCGAGAAGAGAATGCACAGCAAGTTGGCGGTGTAATGCATTGTTTTACTGAAAGCTTGGACGTGGCACTAGAAGGGATTGCGCTAGGTTTTTATATTTCATTCTCTGGCATTATTACTTTCAAAAATGCACATAGCATTAAAGAAGTAGCCAAGCATGTGCCATTAGATAGAATTTTGGTAGAAACTGACTCTCCATATTTAGCGCCAACTCCGTACCGTGGAAAGACAAACCAGCCAAGCTATGTCAAACATGTAGCTGAGGAGGTTGCTAATCTACGAGGTATTTCTTTTGATACGCTTGCTACAGCAACGACGGAGAATTTTTTTCGTTTGTTTAAGCATGCTAAGCGTTCAGTTGTCTAA
- a CDS encoding MBL fold metallo-hydrolase, with product MQLTMLGVGSSAGTPMIGCQCNTCISTDKRNHRTRCSSAITLDDGNVILIDTGPDLRQQALREGLLNVNAVLYTHTHADHLHGIDDLRAYCQKQRCQIPLYGSPDAMRHIADKFGYTLREAGDFWDLPILKVNPVVAPFKLFDQVIVPIPIKHGHSDIYGYRIGNLVYLTDVSAIPDTSMPLLNDVDVLLLDCLRVTPHYSHINLEQSLALASQIEAKTTYLIHMTHELEYTALSAQLPDNVFVGYDGLKITI from the coding sequence ATGCAATTAACAATGTTAGGGGTAGGTTCGAGTGCTGGCACGCCAATGATTGGCTGCCAATGCAACACATGCATATCTACAGATAAGCGCAACCATAGGACGCGCTGTTCAAGTGCGATTACCCTTGATGATGGCAACGTGATTCTTATTGACACAGGACCAGACCTGCGCCAGCAAGCGCTTAGAGAAGGCTTGCTGAACGTAAACGCCGTACTTTACACCCATACGCACGCTGACCATTTACACGGCATTGATGATTTGCGTGCTTACTGCCAAAAACAGCGCTGTCAAATTCCCCTGTATGGCAGCCCAGATGCAATGCGACATATTGCAGATAAGTTTGGATATACGTTACGTGAGGCTGGTGACTTTTGGGATTTACCCATTTTGAAGGTAAACCCTGTGGTTGCACCATTCAAACTATTCGACCAAGTCATCGTACCGATACCAATTAAACACGGGCACAGCGATATATACGGTTACCGGATTGGCAACTTAGTTTATTTGACGGATGTATCTGCAATACCTGACACATCAATGCCACTATTGAATGATGTAGATGTTTTGTTATTAGATTGCCTGCGCGTGACACCGCACTATAGCCACATCAACTTGGAACAAAGCCTTGCTTTAGCTAGTCAGATAGAGGCTAAAACAACTTATTTGATTCATATGACACACGAATTAGAATACACTGCACTTAGTGCGCAACTGCCGGATAATGTGTTTGTAGGCTACGATGGGTTAAAAATTACGATTTAG
- a CDS encoding TIGR01458 family HAD-type hydrolase, producing the protein MNNQLSIKGILFDLDGVLYTGASPIDGAVDTIKAIRASGMPCRFVTNTSTLSLATLHKKINALGFDIPASELISAPQATLLYLRKQLNPVCRLLLAEDVKRDFNELPQSETNPDYIVIGDIGNAWTYTLLNDVFKALMNGAKLITIHKNKFWQTEQGLQMDIGGFVTALEYASGVNAMVIGKPSSDFFRIALDDMGLMPSEVMMVGDDIDVDVGGGQKIGLKGVLVKTGKYRQSYADVSSIKPDFTIDSVANLLRVVGL; encoded by the coding sequence ATGAACAATCAGCTATCAATTAAAGGTATTTTATTTGATCTAGATGGTGTGCTTTATACCGGTGCCAGCCCCATAGACGGTGCAGTCGATACGATCAAAGCAATACGTGCTAGCGGTATGCCATGCCGTTTTGTTACAAATACCAGCACACTATCATTAGCCACGCTACACAAAAAAATCAATGCCTTAGGGTTTGACATCCCTGCAAGTGAACTCATCAGTGCGCCCCAAGCTACCTTACTTTATTTAAGGAAGCAACTTAACCCTGTATGCCGCTTATTATTAGCCGAGGATGTTAAAAGAGATTTTAATGAGCTTCCGCAATCAGAGACCAACCCTGACTACATTGTGATTGGCGATATTGGTAATGCTTGGACTTATACGTTACTGAATGACGTTTTTAAGGCGCTGATGAATGGCGCTAAGCTCATTACCATCCATAAAAACAAATTTTGGCAAACCGAACAGGGCTTGCAAATGGATATAGGCGGTTTTGTCACGGCCCTGGAATATGCAAGCGGTGTTAATGCGATGGTTATTGGTAAGCCATCTTCTGACTTTTTTCGCATTGCGCTTGACGATATGGGCTTGATGCCTTCAGAAGTGATGATGGTGGGTGATGACATTGATGTGGATGTGGGCGGTGGGCAGAAAATTGGCCTGAAAGGGGTTTTAGTGAAAACGGGAAAATACCGCCAGAGCTATGCTGATGTATCGTCAATTAAACCAGACTTTACTATAGATTCAGTCGCAAACTTATTGAGAGTTGTAGGGCTCTAA
- a CDS encoding DUF6494 family protein: MNNDTFNMSIRQFLKMVGINSQREIEQALAQACAKRELDGNEKLPVKMTLAIGTLNLNVSFDGVVELS, encoded by the coding sequence ATGAATAACGATACCTTTAATATGAGCATTCGCCAGTTTTTAAAAATGGTAGGGATTAACTCCCAGAGAGAAATTGAGCAGGCTTTAGCGCAAGCATGTGCCAAGCGTGAGCTCGATGGCAACGAAAAGCTACCGGTAAAAATGACCCTAGCAATAGGTACATTAAACCTTAATGTTAGTTTTGATGGCGTTGTTGAACTTAGTTAA
- a CDS encoding 4a-hydroxytetrahydrobiopterin dehydratase, translated as MDSLELSTKQCTPCQGGIPPMTGEVANQYLSSAPGWELRDDATKIKKTFKFKNFIDALALAQQVGDLCEKEGHHPDITIGWGYCSVVFQTHKINGLHENDFIMASKVNMLVDNHTTV; from the coding sequence ATGGACAGCCTAGAGTTGAGCACTAAGCAATGCACACCATGCCAAGGTGGTATTCCACCTATGACCGGTGAAGTGGCTAATCAATATCTGTCTTCAGCGCCAGGATGGGAGTTACGAGACGATGCCACCAAGATCAAAAAAACATTTAAATTCAAAAACTTCATTGATGCCTTAGCACTAGCGCAGCAAGTCGGGGATCTTTGCGAAAAAGAAGGACACCACCCAGACATCACCATTGGTTGGGGTTACTGTAGCGTTGTCTTTCAAACCCATAAGATTAATGGGCTGCACGAAAATGACTTTATTATGGCGTCTAAAGTAAATATGCTGGTGGATAATCACACCACCGTATAA
- the sufB gene encoding Fe-S cluster assembly protein SufB: protein MTTTKQLNELINREYQHGFYTQLEADTIPLGLNEDTIRLISAKKNEPEFMLEWRLKAYQHWLTLSEPRWANLHWSPIDYQNAYYYSAPKSEKNGPRDLSEIDPELLRTYEKLGIPLKEQQMLAGVAVDAVFDSVSVATTFKHKLSTLGIIFCPFSEAVQKHPDLVQQYLGSVVPYTDNFFASLNSAVFSDGSFCYIPPCVRCPMELSTYFRINAKNTGQFERTLIIADKDAYVSYLEGCTAPMRDEHQLHAAVVELIALEGARIKYATVQNWYPGDKEGKGGIYNFVTKRGDCRGDKSHISWTQVETGSAITWKYPSVILRGNGSVGEFYSVALTNNHQQADTGTKMIHIGRDTKSTVLSKGISAGYGQNTYRGLIKVLSGADNARNYTQCDSLLLGEHCGAHTFPYIEVKNSSAKVEHEASTSRIGEDQLFYCTQRGISPENAVSMIVSGFCKAVFQELPMEFAVEAQKLLGVSLEGSTG, encoded by the coding sequence ATGACTACTACCAAACAATTAAATGAGCTAATTAACCGTGAATATCAGCACGGTTTCTACACTCAGCTAGAAGCTGACACGATACCGCTTGGTCTAAACGAAGATACTATCAGACTTATTTCAGCTAAAAAAAACGAGCCAGAATTTATGCTGGAATGGCGGCTGAAAGCTTACCAGCATTGGTTAACGCTTTCTGAACCACGATGGGCTAATCTACATTGGTCGCCAATTGATTATCAAAATGCTTATTATTATTCAGCCCCTAAATCAGAGAAAAATGGCCCGCGTGACTTGTCAGAAATTGACCCTGAGCTATTACGTACATACGAAAAATTAGGCATTCCATTAAAAGAGCAGCAGATGCTGGCAGGTGTGGCAGTTGATGCTGTATTTGATAGCGTTTCTGTCGCAACGACCTTTAAACATAAGCTCTCTACGCTCGGTATTATTTTTTGCCCATTTTCTGAGGCAGTACAAAAACACCCAGATTTAGTACAGCAATATCTAGGCTCAGTGGTGCCTTATACCGATAACTTCTTTGCAAGCCTTAATTCCGCTGTATTTAGTGATGGGTCGTTTTGTTATATTCCACCCTGTGTGCGTTGCCCAATGGAGCTTTCTACTTACTTTAGGATTAATGCAAAGAATACAGGTCAGTTTGAGCGCACGCTTATTATTGCAGACAAAGATGCTTATGTCAGCTACCTAGAAGGCTGCACTGCGCCAATGAGAGATGAGCACCAATTACACGCGGCGGTGGTAGAGCTAATTGCTCTAGAAGGTGCGCGTATCAAATATGCCACTGTTCAAAACTGGTACCCTGGCGATAAAGAGGGTAAAGGTGGTATTTATAACTTTGTGACGAAGCGTGGTGATTGCCGTGGTGATAAATCACATATTTCATGGACTCAGGTAGAGACTGGCTCGGCGATTACTTGGAAGTATCCAAGTGTGATTTTACGTGGTAATGGTTCAGTGGGTGAGTTTTACTCTGTTGCTTTAACCAACAATCATCAGCAGGCTGACACAGGCACCAAGATGATTCATATTGGACGTGACACCAAAAGCACGGTGCTCTCTAAAGGAATTAGTGCCGGTTATGGTCAAAATACATATCGTGGGCTGATTAAGGTGCTATCAGGCGCAGACAATGCGCGTAACTATACACAATGTGACTCGCTATTATTGGGCGAGCACTGTGGTGCGCATACGTTTCCATATATTGAGGTAAAGAACTCAAGTGCAAAGGTTGAGCATGAAGCCTCAACCTCACGTATTGGTGAAGACCAGTTGTTTTATTGCACACAGCGCGGGATATCGCCTGAAAATGCAGTCTCAATGATTGTCAGCGGTTTTTGTAAGGCCGTATTTCAAGAGCTGCCAATGGAGTTTGCTGTGGAAGCACAGAAATTACTGGGTGTTAGCTTAGAGGGCAGTACAGGTTAG
- the sufC gene encoding Fe-S cluster assembly ATPase SufC gives MLSIKNLHVSIDGKEILRGINLEVKAGEVHAIMGPNASGKSTLAQFLAGREMYEVTAGSVHYHGRDLLAMSPEHRACEGVFLAFQYPVEIPGVSNALFLKTALNAIRKYHSLPELDAMDFLKLVRERMKRVGMDEALLLRAVNEGFSGGEKKRNEILQLNVLQPKLAILDETDSGLDIDALKLVADGVNDMRGPDRAIILVTHYQRLLDYIVPDAVHVLSQGCIVKSGGADLAKDLERHGYNWVETGDLIKKIA, from the coding sequence ATGCTGTCTATTAAAAACCTGCACGTGAGCATTGATGGAAAAGAAATATTGCGAGGCATTAACCTTGAAGTAAAAGCAGGGGAAGTGCATGCCATTATGGGCCCTAACGCTTCTGGAAAGAGCACACTGGCTCAGTTCTTAGCTGGTCGAGAAATGTACGAGGTAACTGCCGGAAGCGTGCATTATCATGGGCGAGACTTATTGGCCATGTCACCAGAGCACAGGGCGTGTGAGGGTGTGTTTTTAGCTTTTCAGTATCCAGTTGAAATACCTGGGGTTAGCAATGCGCTGTTTCTTAAAACCGCATTAAACGCAATACGCAAATATCATAGCTTGCCAGAACTTGATGCGATGGATTTTTTAAAACTAGTCCGCGAGCGAATGAAGCGGGTAGGCATGGACGAAGCACTACTGTTACGCGCAGTGAATGAAGGCTTTTCTGGAGGTGAAAAGAAACGTAATGAGATTTTACAGCTGAATGTGTTGCAGCCAAAACTAGCTATTCTTGATGAAACAGACTCTGGACTTGATATCGATGCACTAAAACTTGTTGCTGATGGCGTGAACGATATGCGTGGGCCTGACCGAGCCATTATCCTTGTGACCCATTACCAGCGATTATTAGACTACATTGTGCCAGATGCTGTGCATGTACTATCACAGGGATGTATTGTTAAATCGGGTGGTGCTGACTTGGCTAAAGATCTGGAGCGGCATGGATACAATTGGGTTGAAACTGGAGATTTAATCAAGAAAATCGCTTAG
- the sufD gene encoding Fe-S cluster assembly protein SufD has translation MHVQPLSWQNIELSLVPDALAGHDAPWVLAARQAAFKRFAEHGFPTKREEEWKYTDVSLISKRGTLAPDNIPPDASSSAKLLAWALSGEGMHLMVFVNGHFDSELSTIDDLPDGVQLSSLADMLDSDAALPELLFDQQHEHTIFAALNNAFVTDGAVLNIAPDTVLETPIYLLLIASGHGVAIYPRIIVMAGENSSATVIEHYMGTLDAHNFTNVITQINLGAGAKIEHCKLIQEGPAASHIAGVHAEQSKDSIFTSRSFVFGGRLVRNDITSSLNEAGCLCTFDGLYLLDDKQHVDHHTRIDHIAPYCTSREYYRGVLDGESRGVFNGKVIVHHGANKTDAHQTNHNLLLSKQAEIDTKPQLEIFADDVKCTHGATVGQLSEDGLFYLRSRGLDADTARSVLIYGFANDIINRIKIPYLRTRIEHLLLDRLPQGEMIKELL, from the coding sequence ATGCATGTGCAACCACTATCTTGGCAGAACATTGAGCTATCGTTAGTGCCTGATGCGTTAGCAGGGCATGACGCGCCATGGGTGTTGGCCGCAAGGCAGGCTGCATTCAAACGTTTTGCAGAGCATGGCTTTCCCACTAAGCGTGAGGAAGAGTGGAAGTATACTGATGTGTCGCTGATTAGTAAGCGCGGTACGCTGGCACCTGACAATATCCCACCAGATGCATCATCATCGGCAAAATTACTTGCATGGGCATTGTCTGGTGAAGGCATGCATTTAATGGTGTTTGTGAATGGTCATTTTGATTCTGAACTATCTACGATTGATGACTTACCTGATGGTGTGCAATTAAGCAGCCTAGCTGACATGCTGGATAGTGACGCTGCTCTTCCTGAGTTGTTATTTGATCAGCAACATGAACATACTATTTTTGCGGCACTGAACAATGCTTTTGTGACAGACGGTGCTGTGCTGAACATCGCACCAGATACCGTGTTGGAAACGCCAATCTATCTTTTGCTGATTGCTAGCGGGCATGGTGTAGCGATTTATCCACGCATTATCGTGATGGCAGGAGAAAACTCTAGTGCCACTGTGATTGAACACTACATGGGCACACTCGATGCGCATAATTTCACCAACGTAATCACACAAATCAACCTAGGCGCTGGCGCAAAAATAGAACATTGCAAACTTATCCAAGAGGGGCCTGCGGCTTCCCATATTGCTGGGGTTCACGCAGAGCAATCAAAAGATAGCATCTTTACTTCTAGATCATTTGTATTTGGTGGTCGCTTAGTGAGAAACGACATTACCTCTAGCTTGAATGAAGCTGGATGTTTATGCACTTTTGATGGTCTATACCTGTTAGACGATAAGCAGCATGTAGATCATCACACGCGTATTGACCACATAGCACCATACTGCACTAGCCGTGAATACTATCGTGGCGTGCTGGATGGAGAGTCTAGAGGCGTTTTTAACGGTAAAGTCATTGTTCATCATGGTGCTAATAAAACAGATGCTCATCAGACTAACCATAATTTACTACTCTCTAAACAAGCTGAAATAGATACTAAGCCACAGCTTGAGATTTTTGCAGATGACGTGAAGTGTACGCATGGGGCAACTGTTGGGCAGTTAAGTGAAGATGGTCTATTTTATTTACGCTCTCGTGGCCTAGATGCCGATACGGCGCGTTCAGTGCTGATTTACGGCTTTGCTAATGACATCATCAACAGAATAAAAATACCGTACTTACGCACACGTATTGAACATCTTCTGTTAGACCGTTTGCCTCAAGGTGAAATGATCAAGGAGTTGCTATGA